The sequence TTGAAGCGGAACTAGCGGCTCTCGCTTTGAGCAAAGTATATACGTTCGGACCTGCCTTCCGTGCTGAGAATTCAAATACTTCTCGACACCTCTCTGAGTTTTGGATGATAGAGCCAGAAGTGGCTTTCGCCGATCTCACCGACAATATGAATTTAGTGGAAGACTTCCTCAAATACTTGGTGAGCTATGCTTTGAAAAATTGCAAGGACGACTTGGAATTTCTCGCTCAACGAGAAGCGCAAGAAGAAAAGTCGAAGCCTCAGAACGAACGCAATGCTATGGGATTGATGGAGCGATTGACCTTCATTTCTGAAAATGATTTTGAACGATTGACTTACACCGAGGCGATTGATATCCTTCGAAATTCAAAGCCTTTCAAAAAGAAAAAATTCAAATATCCGGTTGAATGGGGAAAAGATCTTCAGAGCGAGCACGAACGGTATTTGGTAGAAAAGCACTTTGAAAAACCTGTAATTCTTACCGACTATCCCGCTTCGTTCAAAGCATTCTATATGCGTTTGAATGACGACGAGAAAACCGTGGCAGCCATGGACGTTCTGTTCCCGGGTGTGGGTGAAATAACCGGTGGTTCTCAACGTGAGGAGAGGCTCGATGTGCTCAAACGACGATCGTCAGAAATGGGCATTGCCGAGGAAGAATTGTGGTGGTATCTCGATACGCGAAAATATGGAACGTGCAAGCATGCAGGTTTTGGGCTGGGCTTCGAAAGATTGGTGATGTTCGTGACGGGAATGACCAACATTCGCGATGTGATTCCTTTTCCGAGATCGCCGAAGAACTGCGAATTTTAATTAGCTGCAGCCTGAAGTATCTTCTTATTTTTTAGAATGTGAACTCTCTTTACGGCCAAGACAAGGACGAAAAGTATTCCCGAGGCGACTGCCATCGCTCCCGAAATGGAAGAATTCCACCATGTGGCGAGGTAAAATCCGCCTACCGCTGATAGGGTTCCAAAGAGAACGGTATAAGCCATCATGGTCTCCACTTGTTTGCTGATCAGGTAAGCCGTGGCAGGAGGAACGACCAAAAATGCAACAACGAGAATGGCCCCGACTGCATTGAAGCTAAGCACAACGGTAAAGGATACAGCCCCCATTAAAACATAATGCCAAATGTCGGTTTTGATTCCAAGTCCTGAAGAAAAAGCAGGGTCGAAACTCGTGATAAGAAACCCGCGATGTCCCACTCGAAGTAAAATAAGAATGGCAATCAAGTTGATTCCCTGCAGCCAGACGGGGGCGGGTCCTAAGTCCGTAGAAAAAAGATACAATGTGTCGAAAGGCACATAAGCAATGTCTCCGTAAAGCACACACTCTTGATCCAGATCCACATTTCCCGAAAAAGCAGAAACCAGAATGACTCCGATGGCAAATAGCCAAGTGAAGGTGATCCCTATTGAGGCGTCTGATTGGATTCGTGCCTTTTTGTAAAACACCTCGATCATAAAGGTGGTAAGCAGTCCAAACATGGCTGCACCAAGCAAGGTGAAAAATGAACTTCTGGACTGAGCAACGAGATACGCAATCACAATACCCGGTAAAACGGCGTGGGAAATGGCATCGCCCACCATGGCCATCTTTCGCAGGATAAGGTATACACCTAGCAGGCCGCAACTCACCGCCACCAAACTACCCTCTATTATGATCCAAAAATCATTCATCGCTGCATGTCTTTTATTCCTGGAATTTTCGAGCTGTGCGGATCCAATTCGGGGTAACCCAAATCCTTGAGGAGTTCGCGCTCTAGTTCGGGAGTAATAATGTGCTCAATAGCCTCAGCATCGTGGTGCACGTGGTCGGGAGCAATGTTCATCCGCTCGTTCAGATAGAGTTCCCACAAGCGATGAAGACGCACTACACGAGTGGCTTCGCTTCGGCCGGTGGTAGTCAATCCATACCTATTCTCTTTGCGGAGCAAAAGGCCCTTTTTAGTCATTCTACTCAAAAGCAGCTCCAACTCCTTTCCCTGAAATCGTCTGGACCTCAATAGCTGGGGTCGGGAATAAAAGAGGTGCTCATTTTTCTCTCCCAACGAATAAAAAAGCTTGAGCAAATTCTCTCTTCTGACTTTTTCTTGGTGCGCCTTTCGTTTTCTCGATCGCTGCAGCATGCCTTTGCCTGGAGCAAAAACAAAGGCCATAATTGCGATGATGCTCAAGACCATCACAATCCAAGGCCCCGTTGGCATCGATAGAGCCAATGACGAAATGTAGACCCCAATTAATGAACTGATAATCCCAATGATCATCGCCAGGATTATCATATGGCTCAACCTTCCTGTAAAGAATCTTGCAGCCGCTGCCGGCGTAATAATCAAGGCGGCCATCAGCACGACACCAACGGCTTGAATACCAGAAGCCACCGCCAGAACAGTAAGCGAAGACAAAATGAATTGGATGCCCTTAACAGGTAAGCCAATGGCTTTGGCAAAATCGGGATCGAAAGAGTATAATTTTAGATAGTGATAAGTCAGCACGATGAGCAAAATCAAGGCCGCATCGACCGCTACAAAAAGTGTGATATCAGCAGGTAGCATCGCGGCAGCTTTCCCGAAAAGAAAGGCCTCCAACCCTGACTGATTGCCATAGTTTGACTGTTGCACATGGGTAAGCAAAACGATCCCAACGGCGAAGAAAACCGTGAGTACGATAGCAATGGCCGTATCAGGTTTAATCTTAGAGTTTTTTGAAATAAAATCGATACTAAGCAAGCCCAGCCAGCCTGCCACAAAAGCTCCCGGAAAGAGAATCCAGATATCTTTTTGACCGGTAAACATAAAAGCCAACACCACTCCCGGAAGAAGTGCATGTGCTACGGCATCTCCTACTAAGGCTTGCTTTCTCAAAAAAGAAAAAACCCCAACCGCAGAAGCCCCTGCACCGATCAAAGCGCAGCCAATCATCACCCATGTAAAGTTGCCACCCATTGGATTACTCTTTCATATCCTTTTCACGGATAGGATACTCTTTCGACTTTATTAAATCAGCGATTCGACTCAATACATTCAGCTTTCCGCCATAAGCGGTTCTCAAATTCTCTTCGGTGAGCACGTCCTCCTTAGGGCCCGCCGCCACCAATCGAGTATTCAAGAGAATAACCCAATCAAAAAATTCCAAAGCTGTGTGCAAATCATGGTGAACCATGATCACCGTTTTTCCAGCCGTTCGCATCTCTTGCAAAATATTGAGAATGGACTCCTCGCTGGCAGCGTCGATTCCCACAAATGGCTCATCCATGAGGTAGACATCGGCTTGCTGAGCCAGTGAGCGAGCTATAAATACTCGCTGCTGCTGTCCTCCCGAAAGTTCAG comes from Cryomorphaceae bacterium 1068 and encodes:
- a CDS encoding metal ABC transporter permease: MGGNFTWVMIGCALIGAGASAVGVFSFLRKQALVGDAVAHALLPGVVLAFMFTGQKDIWILFPGAFVAGWLGLLSIDFISKNSKIKPDTAIAIVLTVFFAVGIVLLTHVQQSNYGNQSGLEAFLFGKAAAMLPADITLFVAVDAALILLIVLTYHYLKLYSFDPDFAKAIGLPVKGIQFILSSLTVLAVASGIQAVGVVLMAALIITPAAAARFFTGRLSHMIILAMIIGIISSLIGVYISSLALSMPTGPWIVMVLSIIAIMAFVFAPGKGMLQRSRKRKAHQEKVRRENLLKLFYSLGEKNEHLFYSRPQLLRSRRFQGKELELLLSRMTKKGLLLRKENRYGLTTTGRSEATRVVRLHRLWELYLNERMNIAPDHVHHDAEAIEHIITPELERELLKDLGYPELDPHSSKIPGIKDMQR
- the asnS gene encoding asparagine--tRNA ligase — encoded protein: MASIKEILNKPTIGESVRISGWVRTFRSNRFIALSDGSVIQTIQGVVDFEQMDEAILNRINTGTALTMTGKLVESQGKGQTVEVQVESIEIHGDADPEEYPLQPKKHSLDFLREKAHLRFRTNTFGAIFRLRHALSFAVHNYFNERNFFYIHTPIITGSDAEGAGEMFRVTTLDPKNPPTTDDGKVDHDQDFFGKETNLTVSGQLEAELAALALSKVYTFGPAFRAENSNTSRHLSEFWMIEPEVAFADLTDNMNLVEDFLKYLVSYALKNCKDDLEFLAQREAQEEKSKPQNERNAMGLMERLTFISENDFERLTYTEAIDILRNSKPFKKKKFKYPVEWGKDLQSEHERYLVEKHFEKPVILTDYPASFKAFYMRLNDDEKTVAAMDVLFPGVGEITGGSQREERLDVLKRRSSEMGIAEEELWWYLDTRKYGTCKHAGFGLGFERLVMFVTGMTNIRDVIPFPRSPKNCEF
- a CDS encoding metal ABC transporter permease; the encoded protein is MNDFWIIIEGSLVAVSCGLLGVYLILRKMAMVGDAISHAVLPGIVIAYLVAQSRSSFFTLLGAAMFGLLTTFMIEVFYKKARIQSDASIGITFTWLFAIGVILVSAFSGNVDLDQECVLYGDIAYVPFDTLYLFSTDLGPAPVWLQGINLIAILILLRVGHRGFLITSFDPAFSSGLGIKTDIWHYVLMGAVSFTVVLSFNAVGAILVVAFLVVPPATAYLISKQVETMMAYTVLFGTLSAVGGFYLATWWNSSISGAMAVASGILFVLVLAVKRVHILKNKKILQAAAN